From a region of the Chroicocephalus ridibundus chromosome 8, bChrRid1.1, whole genome shotgun sequence genome:
- the NDUFB10 gene encoding NADH dehydrogenase [ubiquinone] 1 beta subcomplex subunit 10, translating to MPEDSDWEAYKVPPTRTPVSERTTSVPNPIAFFQTVFNYVIDAPVTFVREWIERQQAKNKYYYYHQKFRRVPDLSECLEGDYLCFFEAEAQWRRDRMVDQEIVEIVRERLGACKQREGPNQFQNCAKEAELLAQVTKAYQDRYGDLGVHGNARTCLMKQKHRMMEERKAQANASQ from the exons atgccggAGGACAGCGACTGGGAGGCGTACAAGGTGCCGCCGACCCGCACCCCCGTCTCCGAGAGGACCACGTCGGTGCCCAACCCGATCGCCTTCTTTCAGACCGTCTTCAACTATGTCATCGACGCGCCCGTCACCTTCGTCCGAG AGTGGATCGAGCGCCAGCAAGCCAAGAACAAGTACTACTATTACCACCAGAAGTTTCGCCGCGTGCCCGACCTGAGCGAGTGTCTGGAGGGCGACTACCTCTGCTTTTTCGAGGCCGAAGCGCAGTGGAGGAGGGACAG GATGGTTGATCAGGAAATCGTGGAGATCGTCCGGGAGAGGCTAGGCGCATGCAAGCAGAGGGAAGGACCCAACCAGTTCCAGAACTGTGCCAAGGAGGCGGAGCTGCTGGCACAGGTCACCAAGGCCTACCAGGACAGAT aTGGCGATCTTGGTGTCCACGGAAATGCAAGGACGTGCCTGATGAAGCAGAAGCACAGGAtgatggaggagaggaaggcacaAGCAAATGCATCTCAGTAG
- the RPL3L gene encoding ribosomal protein uL3-like isoform X2, with product MSHRKFSAPRHGHLGFLPHKRSRRHRGKVKAWPKDDPSKPVHLTAFLGYKAGMTHTVREVHRPGLKISKREEVEAVTIIETPPMVVVGVVGYVETPKGLRNFKTVFAEHISDECRRRFYKNWHKSKKKAFTKYCKKWQDEDGKRQLEKDFAAMKKYCKVIRVIVHTQMKLLPLRQKKAHVMEIQLNGGTVAEKVDWVRERLEKQVSVHNVFSQNEMIDVIGVTKGHGVKGVTSRWHTKKLPRKTHKGLRKVACIGAWHPARVGYSIARAGQKGYHHRTEINKKIYRIGHGIHVEDGKVVKNNASTHYDVTEKTITPLSLLVHTSRRSQEAIELKFIDTTSKFGHGCFQTAQEKRAFMGPQKKHLVKGKPGVQEEP from the exons ATG TCCCACCGCAAGTTCTCTGCTCCCAGGCATGGCCACCTGGGCTTCCTCCCCCACAAGAGAAGCCGTCGCCACCGAGGGAAGGTGAAGGCATGGCCTAAGGACGATCCCAGCAAACCAGTCCACCTGACAGCTTTTCTGGGCTACAAAGCTGGCATGACGCACACTGTGCGGGAGGTGCACAGGCCTGGGCTCA AGATCTCCAaaagggaggaggtggaggctgTGACCATCATTGAGACCCCCCcgatggtggtggtgggagttGTGGGGTACGTAGAAACACCGAAGGGCTTGAGGAATTTCAAGACTGTTTTTGCTGAGCACATCAGCGATGAGTGCAGACGGCGCTTCTACAAGAACTG GCACAAGAGCAAGAAGAAGGCGTTCACCAAGTACTGCAAGAAATGGCAGGATGAGGATGGCaaaaggcagctggagaaggattTTGCCGCTATGAAAAAGTACTGCAAGGTCATTCGTGTCATTGTGCACACGCAG ATGAAGCTGCTCCCACTACGGCAGAAGAAGGCCCACGTGATGGAGATCCAGCTGAATGGCGGGACGGTGGCTGAGAAGGTTGACTGGGTTCGtgagaggctggagaagcaggtTTCCGTGCATAATGTCTTCAGCCAGAATGAGATGATTGATGTCATTGGCGTGACCAAGGGGCATGGGGTGAAAG GGGTGACAAGCCGTTGGCACACTAAGAAGCTCCCCAGGAAGACACACAAGGGCTTACGCAAAGTTGCCTGTATTGGAGCCTGGCACCCAGCCCGGGTTGGCTACTCCATTGCTCGGGCTGGCCAGAAGGGCTACCACCACCGCACGGAGATCAACAAGAAG ATTTACCGCATTGGCCATGGGATCCACGTGGAGGATGGCAAAGTGGTGAAGAACAATGCCTCGACGCACTACGATGTCACGGAGAAGACCATTACACCGCTG TCCCTTCTGGTGCATACAAGCCGCCGGTCTCAGGAAGCCATTGAACTCAAATTCATTGATACTACCTCCAAGTTTGGCCATGGCTGCTTCCAGACAGCTCAGGAGAAGCGGGCTTTCATG GGCCCTCAGAAGAAACACTTGGTGAAAGGGAAGCCAGGAGTGCAGGAAGAGCCGTAA
- the RPL3L gene encoding ribosomal protein uL3-like isoform X1, which yields MSHRKFSAPRHGHLGFLPHKRSRRHRGKVKAWPKDDPSKPVHLTAFLGYKAGMTHTVREVHRPGLKISKREEVEAVTIIETPPMVVVGVVGYVETPKGLRNFKTVFAEHISDECRRRFYKNWHKSKKKAFTKYCKKWQDEDGKRQLEKDFAAMKKYCKVIRVIVHTQMKLLPLRQKKAHVMEIQLNGGTVAEKVDWVRERLEKQVSVHNVFSQNEMIDVIGVTKGHGVKGVTSRWHTKKLPRKTHKGLRKVACIGAWHPARVGYSIARAGQKGYHHRTEINKKIYRIGHGIHVEDGKVVKNNASTHYDVTEKTITPLGGFPHYGEVNNDFLMLKGCVMGTKKRVLTLRKSLLVHTSRRSQEAIELKFIDTTSKFGHGCFQTAQEKRAFMGPQKKHLVKGKPGVQEEP from the exons ATG TCCCACCGCAAGTTCTCTGCTCCCAGGCATGGCCACCTGGGCTTCCTCCCCCACAAGAGAAGCCGTCGCCACCGAGGGAAGGTGAAGGCATGGCCTAAGGACGATCCCAGCAAACCAGTCCACCTGACAGCTTTTCTGGGCTACAAAGCTGGCATGACGCACACTGTGCGGGAGGTGCACAGGCCTGGGCTCA AGATCTCCAaaagggaggaggtggaggctgTGACCATCATTGAGACCCCCCcgatggtggtggtgggagttGTGGGGTACGTAGAAACACCGAAGGGCTTGAGGAATTTCAAGACTGTTTTTGCTGAGCACATCAGCGATGAGTGCAGACGGCGCTTCTACAAGAACTG GCACAAGAGCAAGAAGAAGGCGTTCACCAAGTACTGCAAGAAATGGCAGGATGAGGATGGCaaaaggcagctggagaaggattTTGCCGCTATGAAAAAGTACTGCAAGGTCATTCGTGTCATTGTGCACACGCAG ATGAAGCTGCTCCCACTACGGCAGAAGAAGGCCCACGTGATGGAGATCCAGCTGAATGGCGGGACGGTGGCTGAGAAGGTTGACTGGGTTCGtgagaggctggagaagcaggtTTCCGTGCATAATGTCTTCAGCCAGAATGAGATGATTGATGTCATTGGCGTGACCAAGGGGCATGGGGTGAAAG GGGTGACAAGCCGTTGGCACACTAAGAAGCTCCCCAGGAAGACACACAAGGGCTTACGCAAAGTTGCCTGTATTGGAGCCTGGCACCCAGCCCGGGTTGGCTACTCCATTGCTCGGGCTGGCCAGAAGGGCTACCACCACCGCACGGAGATCAACAAGAAG ATTTACCGCATTGGCCATGGGATCCACGTGGAGGATGGCAAAGTGGTGAAGAACAATGCCTCGACGCACTACGATGTCACGGAGAAGACCATTACACCGCTG gGTGGCTTTCCTCACTATGGGGAGGTCAACAATGACTTCCTCATGCTGAAGGGCTGCGTCATGGGCACAAAGAAGCGTGTGCTCACCCTCCGTAAG TCCCTTCTGGTGCATACAAGCCGCCGGTCTCAGGAAGCCATTGAACTCAAATTCATTGATACTACCTCCAAGTTTGGCCATGGCTGCTTCCAGACAGCTCAGGAGAAGCGGGCTTTCATG GGCCCTCAGAAGAAACACTTGGTGAAAGGGAAGCCAGGAGTGCAGGAAGAGCCGTAA
- the RPL3L gene encoding ribosomal protein uL3-like isoform X3, with protein sequence MTHTVREVHRPGLKISKREEVEAVTIIETPPMVVVGVVGYVETPKGLRNFKTVFAEHISDECRRRFYKNWHKSKKKAFTKYCKKWQDEDGKRQLEKDFAAMKKYCKVIRVIVHTQMKLLPLRQKKAHVMEIQLNGGTVAEKVDWVRERLEKQVSVHNVFSQNEMIDVIGVTKGHGVKGVTSRWHTKKLPRKTHKGLRKVACIGAWHPARVGYSIARAGQKGYHHRTEINKKIYRIGHGIHVEDGKVVKNNASTHYDVTEKTITPLGGFPHYGEVNNDFLMLKGCVMGTKKRVLTLRKSLLVHTSRRSQEAIELKFIDTTSKFGHGCFQTAQEKRAFMGPQKKHLVKGKPGVQEEP encoded by the exons ATGACGCACACTGTGCGGGAGGTGCACAGGCCTGGGCTCA AGATCTCCAaaagggaggaggtggaggctgTGACCATCATTGAGACCCCCCcgatggtggtggtgggagttGTGGGGTACGTAGAAACACCGAAGGGCTTGAGGAATTTCAAGACTGTTTTTGCTGAGCACATCAGCGATGAGTGCAGACGGCGCTTCTACAAGAACTG GCACAAGAGCAAGAAGAAGGCGTTCACCAAGTACTGCAAGAAATGGCAGGATGAGGATGGCaaaaggcagctggagaaggattTTGCCGCTATGAAAAAGTACTGCAAGGTCATTCGTGTCATTGTGCACACGCAG ATGAAGCTGCTCCCACTACGGCAGAAGAAGGCCCACGTGATGGAGATCCAGCTGAATGGCGGGACGGTGGCTGAGAAGGTTGACTGGGTTCGtgagaggctggagaagcaggtTTCCGTGCATAATGTCTTCAGCCAGAATGAGATGATTGATGTCATTGGCGTGACCAAGGGGCATGGGGTGAAAG GGGTGACAAGCCGTTGGCACACTAAGAAGCTCCCCAGGAAGACACACAAGGGCTTACGCAAAGTTGCCTGTATTGGAGCCTGGCACCCAGCCCGGGTTGGCTACTCCATTGCTCGGGCTGGCCAGAAGGGCTACCACCACCGCACGGAGATCAACAAGAAG ATTTACCGCATTGGCCATGGGATCCACGTGGAGGATGGCAAAGTGGTGAAGAACAATGCCTCGACGCACTACGATGTCACGGAGAAGACCATTACACCGCTG gGTGGCTTTCCTCACTATGGGGAGGTCAACAATGACTTCCTCATGCTGAAGGGCTGCGTCATGGGCACAAAGAAGCGTGTGCTCACCCTCCGTAAG TCCCTTCTGGTGCATACAAGCCGCCGGTCTCAGGAAGCCATTGAACTCAAATTCATTGATACTACCTCCAAGTTTGGCCATGGCTGCTTCCAGACAGCTCAGGAGAAGCGGGCTTTCATG GGCCCTCAGAAGAAACACTTGGTGAAAGGGAAGCCAGGAGTGCAGGAAGAGCCGTAA
- the RPS2 gene encoding small ribosomal subunit protein uS5, producing the protein MADDAGAAGGAGAARGGFRGGFGTGLRGRGRGRGRGRGRGRGARGGKAEDKEWIPVTKLGRLVKDMKIKSLEEIYLFSLPIKESEIIDFFLGSSLKDEVLKIMPVQKQTRAGQRTRFKAFVAIGDYNGHVGLGVKCSKEVATAIRGAIILAKLSIVPVRRGYWGNKIGKPHTVPCKVTGRCGSVLVRLIPAPRGTGIVSAPVPKKLLMMAGIDDCYTSARGCTATLGNFAKATFDAISKTYSYLTPDLWKETVFTKSPYQEFTDHLAKTHTRVSVQRTQAAAVATT; encoded by the exons ATGGCGGACGACGCCGGTGCTGCGGGAGGTGCAGGAGCGGCCCGAGGGGGCTTCCGCGGCGGCTTCGGGAccgggctgcggggccgcgggcGCGGCCGCGGCAGGGGCCGGGGGAGAGGCCGCGGGGCCCGTGGAGGCAAGGCCGAAGATAAGGAA TGGATTCCTGTCACCAAGCTTGGTCGCCTGGTCAAGGATATGAAGATCAAGTCTCTTGAGGAGATCTATCTCTTCTCGCTTCCAATCAAG GAATCGGAGATCATTGATTTCTTCCTGGGGTCTTCTCTGAAAGATGAAGTTTTGAAGATCATGCCTGTCCAGAAACAGACTCGTGCTGGTCAGCGTACCAGGTTTAAG GCTTTTGTCGCTATCGGCGACTACAACGGCCACGTTGGTCTTGGTGTCAAATGCTCTAAAGAAGTTGCCACTGCTATTCGTGGGGCAATCATTTTGGCCAAGTTATCCATCGTACCTGTACGACGAGGCTATTGGGGGAACAAGATCGGCAAGCCCCACACCGTGCCTTGCAAG GTCACCGGCCGGTGTGGATCTGTCCTGGTGCGTCTGATCCCGGCCCCCCGCGGGACAGGGATTGTGTCTGCCCCTGTCCCCAAGAAGCTGCTGATGATGGCCGGTATCGATGACTGTTACACCTCGGCCAGGGGCTGCACTGCCACCCTCGGCAACTTCG CTAAAGCCACCTTTGATGCCATCTCCAAGACCTACAGTTATCTGACCCCTGACCTCTGGAAAGAGACTGTCTTCACCAAGTCTCCTTACCAG gagTTCACTGATCATCTGGCGAAGACCCACACCAGAGTCTCGGTGCAGAGAacccaggcagctgctgtggcAACAACTTAA